The segment CTGCCGCGCCTACGGCCTGCCGCTGGTCAACCCGATCCGCCCGGACGGCACCTTCGCCCCGCAGACCGCCCTGGTCGGCGGCCGGTTCTTCAAGGACGCCGACCCCCTGCTCGTCGCCGACCTGAGCGAACGCGGCCTGCTGTTCCGCGCCGAGCAATATCAGCACAGCTACCCGCACTGCTGGCGCTGCCACACGCCGCTGATCTACTACGCGCAGCCGTCGTGGTACGTGCGCACCACCGCGGTCCGCGACGACCTGCTCCGCGAGAACGAGCGCACCAACTGGCAGCCCGCGACGATCAAGCATGGACGGTACGGCGACTGGCTGGTCAACAACGTCGACTGGGCGCTGTCCCGGTCCCGTTACTGGGGCACTCCCCTGCCGATCTGGCGCTGCCCGGAGAACCACCTGACCTGTGTCGGCTCCCTCGCCGAGCTGGGCGAGCTGGCCGGCCGGAATCTGTCCGCCCTGGACCCGCACCGCCCGTTCGTCGACGACGTCACCCTGACCTGTCACTGCGGCGCCACCGCGAACCGCGTCCCGGAGGTGATCGACGCCTGGTACGACTCCGGCGCCATGCCGTTCGCCCAGTTCGGCTACCCGCACCGGAACCGGGAGTTGTTCGAGAAGAGCTATCCGGCCCAGTTCATCTGCGAGGCGATCGACCAGACCCGCGGCTGGTTCTACACGCTGATGACCGTCGGCACGATCGTTTTCGGTCGCTCGGCGTACGAGAACGTGGTCTGCCTCGGGCACATCCTGGCCGAGGACGGCCGCAAGATGTCCAAGCACCTCGGCAACATCCTCGAGCCGATCCCGCTGCTGGAGCAGCACGGCGCGGACGCCGTCCGGTGGTACATGGCCGCGGCCGGTTCGCCCTGGTCAGCGCGGCGGGTCGGGCACGCCACCCTGCAGGAGGTGGTGCGCAAGACCCTGCTGACGTACTGGAACACCGTTGCGTTCCAGGCGCTCTACGGGCGTACCTCGCAATGGTCCCCGTCCGCGGCCGACCCCGCCGCGGCCGACCGCCCGGTCCTGGACCGCTGGGTCCTCTCCGAGCTCAACCTGCTGGTGGGCCGGGTCGACGCGGCCATGGCCGCGTTCGACACGCAGGAGGCCGGGCGGCAGCTCGCGGCCTTCATCGACGATCTCTCCAATTGGTACGTGCGGCGCAGCCGCCGCCGTTTCTGGCGCGGCGACCCGGCGGCGCTGGCGACCCTGCACGAAGCGTTGCGCACCGTGACGCTGCTGCTCGCGCCGATCGTCCCGTTCATCACCGAGCGCGTCTGGCAGGACCTGGTCGTCGCCGTCGACCCCACCGCCCCCACGTCGGTGCACCTGGCCGACTACCCGGCCGCCGACGAGACGCTGATCGACCCGGCCCTCGGCGAGCAGGTCACGCTCACCCGGCGCCTGGTCGAACTCGGTCGCACGGCCCGCGCCGAATCCGGCGTCAAGATCCGTCAGCCGCTGTCCCGGTCGCTCGCCTCGGCGCCCGGCTTCGCCGCACTGGACCCGGAACTGATCGCCGAGATCGCCGCGGAACTCAACGTGGCCGCCGTGCTTCCGGTCAGCGACTCCGCGGAGTCGCTGGTGGACACCACCGCAAAAGCCAATTTCCGTACGCTCGGCAAGCGCTTCGGCAAACAGGTGCAGGCCGTCGCCCGGGCGATCGCCGAAGCGGACGCCGCAGCGCTCAACCGCGATCTGGCCGCCGGTACCGCCACGGTCCTGGTCGACGGCTCGCCGGTCACGCTGTCCACCGACGAGGTGATCATCACCGAGACACCGCGGGAAGGCTGGGCCGTCGCCTCCGAGGCCGGCGCGAGCCTGGCCCTCGACCTGCACCTCACCCCTTCGCTGCGGCGGGCCGGCCTGGCCCGCGAAGCGATCCGGCTGATCCAGGACGCCCGCAAGTCCACCGGCCTGGAGGTTACCGACCGCATCGAGCTGCACTACGAGTCGGCGGACGAGCAGGTCACCGCCGCCCTCACCGAACATGCGGCTCTGGTGGCCGACGAGGTCCTCGCGACGAGTTTCGCCGCCGGCAGGCCGGCCTGGGCGCAACAGGCCCACACCGGCTTGAGCCTGACGTTCTGGCTACGCCGGGCAGAAACCCCCTGATCGGGATAATCCACACCGCATTATTTGCTGGTAGACAAGTATCGTGCTCGACAGACACTTCGCCATCGCCACAGACCCGGTGCGCGTCGGCGACGACGAGGTGACGACATCGCGGATCCGGCTCGCCGGAGACCTCGACATAGCCACCCGCGACGACTTGCGCGCCGCCCTGCTCGCCGTCATCGAGGCCGGCGAGTGCGCCCGCCTGCTGGTGGACCTCCGGCAGGTGCGCTTCATCGACTCGGAGGCGCTGAGCGCCCTCATCGAGGGCTACCTCGCCGCCGAAAAGGCCGGCATCGCCTTCCACCTCGTCGAGGCGCGCGGCATCGTGGAACGGGTCCTCACGGTGGTCGGCCTCGACCACCTGTGCGGCCCCACCTGAAGCCGCATGCCCGACCGAGGCCGCAAGCCCGGCCGAGGCCGCAAGCCCGGCCGAGGCCGCAAGCCCGGCCCGGTCAAGGACGCCGGCCGGTCCGGCGACAGCGCGACCGGGCCGCCACCGGGTCACCGGTGGCGGCGCAAACCGTCCCATTCCCGGCGGGCGTCCAGCATCTGCCCGAGCGCCTCGTGCAGCTCGCGCAGCACCGCGACGTCGACCGCAGTCCAGTCCCGCACCTTGACGTCGCGCCCGGGATCGATCGGCACCCCGCGCGCGAGCAACGTGGCGTAGGCGCGCACGAACCGCCGGGCCGCAGCCACATACCGGCTACGAGCCAACGGCGCCTGCCGCTCCGGCCGCGTGTTCCCCACCGCGTCATCGTACGCATGTTCGGATCTTGGCCTCCGACCAGCACACCTGCAGTCAGGTAGGGGCCCGATGCGTGTCCCACAGGAGGCTTGTCACGACCTGACGGTCCATTCGCGTGATCTCAGCCGTCTGCTGAATGCTGAAGGACATGACGCAGCACAGAAAGTAGACCGCTTTCCCCTCGGTCGACCAGCTTGCCACCGACGGCGCTTTCTCGATCTCTCCCATGATCGAGGCCGGATCCTCAAACGCCTCTCGCCACACCGGGACGATCTCCCGCAGCGCGAAATGTGCGACCGCTCGATACTGGTCTGTGCGGGTGGGCACCATGCGCGGCCCGAATTTCGCCAGAAACTTGTCCACCACTGGCCCAGCCCTGCGTCCGGGTGGCATGCGCTTCGCGAGATAGCCCTCCAGATATCCGCGAAGTGCTCTGACCCGCGCCTCATCTACTCGGAACTCGTAGCCGTCGGGACCGCGGGTCACCGAGTTCCGCACCACATGATCGCGCCACTTGGCCGGCCACGCCGTGGTCCGAGACCACCTGATCCCTTCGAACGGAACCCCGCGCAGATCAACAGCACCGAGATCTTTCCCGGAGAAGTCGGCCAGCAACGTCTCGAATTCGGTGAACCCGGCGTGGACCGACCGCAGACCCAACCTCCCGGCCAGCTCCCGCACGCCCCTGATCCGCGGCATGGTTTCCGAATCAAAGGCCAACGCGCCATCGATCTCCGCCCGCAGTTGGATCATGGCCGGAGCTGCCCGGCCGGGCCCGCCGCAGCGTGCCATCGCCGCGTCCACATCGCGGCGCGCGATCAGAAACATGCACGCGAAAGTAGACATGCATTCGCAGACCGGCGCTGCGGCGAGAGCCGGCACGGCGGCGTGAGTGCGAAGCTCGACCAGTTCAGCCACCCGGCGCGACGCCACCCGATCCAGGATCTCCCGGAATCCACCCGAGCCGGCCCGGAGAACCGGCAGCCTACGCATGATCGGTCCGCGTGCCGACTGCCGCAGGAGATCGCCGATCCGGCCCACCAGTTCGTCATCGCAGTGCTCACGATGGTGGTAGGCGCCGGCCGCGATCAGCTTCCGCGCCGCCTGCTGGGCCGTCTGGTACGGCACGCCGAGGCGTTCGGCCACGGTTGCGATGCGCTTCCGGCGGCTGCTATTGCTCATCGCTGCCGTCCGCTGTCTTCCCCAAGGCGGACCGGCTCCACTCGATGAGCCGATCCAGCACGTCGTTGGCGAACATCCCGTAACGATGCGGGCTGATGAGCCCGCCGATCGCGACGATCGGCACCAGCGCGACCGCCACGACGACGATGACGACATGCGGAATCAGAATGCCCAGCGGACGGCCGCAAGACCCTTCGACCGCGCAACGGATCAGGTCCGGGTGATCCTGCGGTAAGGCTCTCGTGGAGCCGCGAGAAAGCTAACAACCCAGCGGCCCGGCACGCAACGAAAGTCACCCGTGGCGCGCGTGTCGGTGCCGACGGAAGGTGAACCGGGTGGCGTCGCGGGGGAACTCGGTCCAGGCCAGCACCCGGGACGGGGTCAGCAGCCACAGCTCGGCGGTGTAGGCCTCGGGTGGGGCCGCGTAGCCGTACTTCGTCTTGGACAGCGCGGCCAACTCGCGCGCCTGCGAGGCGGTCGGCGTGGTCAGGCCCGCGGTGCCCTCCACGATGACGGCCCGGGCGCCGTCCTCCACGTGGGCCGCGGCGGCGCCGTCGGCGAGCAGGTTGCGGTGGTGGACGGTGGCCGTGCTGCCGCCGAACCACAGCGCGTCATCGACCCACAGGCCGTCGGTGGGCACGATGTGCGGGCGGCCGTCCGGCCGGACCGTCGCCAGCCAGTAGCGGGGCGCCGAGGCCAACCGGGCGGACACGTCCGCCCAGGCCAGCAGCCGGTCCGGCGGGCGGCCGTAGTCGTCCGGCAGAGTCATCGGTACGGCCACCGGCGGCGATGCGGTCATGGGTCATGCTCCCACGGCCAGTCGCCGCGCGTATTCGTCGTCGGGCGCGATATCGTCGACCGCCTGACGGGCAGCGTCCTGCTCGCCGCGGGCCCGCAGCAGGCGGATCAGCAGGTAGAGCGCGGTCCGGTCACCGGAAGCAGCGCGGGCTCGCAGGTCGTCGGCGCGGCCTTCCTCGTGCAGTTGCCGGTCGAGGCGCCGGCGTGCCCGGGCGTCATTGGTCGCCAGCGCGGCGAGTTCGTCGAGTCGCCCAGCGCGGGCCAGCGCGTCCAGATATCCGTAGTAGGCCTGGTGAAGTGTGCCGTCCAGGTCGTCCACGACCTCGGGGAACCGGGCGCCGGTGACCGACGCGAACAGATCGACCGCAGCCGCGTAGTCGCCTCGCTCTCTGGCCCGGTCGGCGGCGGCGAGGATGGAGAACGGCGGCTGCAGGCGGTGATCCAGCTCGGAGATCTTGATCAGCGCCGCGGCCTTGTCGTCGTGGACCTTGCTGCGGGGCCAGCGCGACCGGTCGGAGTCGGTCTCCTCGACGCCGTGCACGTGGTCGGCGAGTGCCTGCACACCTTCGGCCGCGACCAGTTCGAAGATGCCGTACCAGTGCGGGAACCCGTTGACCGCGTAACGGTCGACGACGTCGGCCACCCCGTCGGTCATCAGCAGGACGGCGTCGACCTCAGCACGCGGCCAGCTGCGCACGACGGCTTCGTGGGCGGCAGCCGGGTCGGCCTCGGCGATCCAGTACCCGCCGGGGCGGTTGCGCAGCGCACGCTGGGCGGCCTGCAGCTCGATCATGAGCCGGGTGAGCTCGTCCCCGGTCGGGCATCGCGCCTGGAGGGCGGCACGCTGTGAGGCCGCGATCGGGTCGAGGCGGTCGTCGTAGACGCGATGGGCGCGCTGGTCGCGGGTGTAGACGATCGCGGTGGAGTCGCCGAGCGTCAGTACCTCGATCGTCTCCTCGGTCCAGCGGCAGATCAGCACGGTCGACGACGGGGCGTCACCAGGCATGAGCTGCGTGCGGGCGACGACGGCCCGGATGGCGTCGGCGAGGTGCGCGGTCAGGGGCAGGTCGTCCGGGCGTCGCAGGCATCGGGCGAGCTCGGCGGCGAGCTGATCGGCATACCAGCCGCCGTCCCGTTCCTCCGGGACCCACGACGAGGCGCCGTCGAGCACGATCACGGCGTCGTCCAGGACGACGATGCGGTCCTGGGTCGGAGTGCCGGCCGAGCCGGACCGGTGGCCGGTCTCGATGCGTACGGTCACTACTGGAAACTCTCCTTCGAGAATGAAACCCTGAGGCATGACCACCAGTCGGAAGATCCCGCTCTCCTGCCGGCTCAACCTGCGTCATCAGTGGCGGACCCGCAGCACCGAGGACGGCAATCGGTGGAAGGCGTGCGCCCACTGCGACCGGATGAAGGAAACCACGAACATCGACGTCCACCTGTTCCACTGACGACCGTCACCATTCGACGCGGACGTCGCCGAATGAGAGGCGCTCCAGCTTCTCGGCCTGCGCGACCGCGTCTTCGTGCGCCGCGGCCAGCACGTCAGCGGGCTGCCCGCGCAGCTCGTCGCCGATGATCGGCGGGCCGTATCCGAGTCCGCGCTGCCGGATCCGCTCGCGCAGCTGATCCGGGCCCGCGTGCAGCCGGTAGACGGTGATGCGCGCCGCGGGCAGCGCGTCGCGGTAGAGCTTCAGCTGGTCCGGGTTCTCGATCCGGCCGACAACAACGAGTCGCTGTGCACCGTACGCCGAGAAGTTTGTATGGACAGCGGCCAGATTGGCCGCCTTGAGCCGATGATCGTGGCCGAAGCCGATCTGCTGGAGGTCGACGAATCCGGTGGTGTGGCCGTCCCGCCGGAACCGCTCGGCAAGCTCCCATCCGAACGTCGACTTGCCGACCGCGGGCGCCCCGCAGACAAAGATGATCTCCCCCGGCGTCGCAGCCGGTTGCGGCCAGTCGCCCGGCTGCCGGGACGGGCAGAACGGCCACCGCTCGCGGACCTCGGCGAGCACATCAGCCGCAGTGCGCCCGGTGGTGTCCAGGACGGGATACGGCAAGCCGCTGCGGTCGAGCACGACTCCCGCCCGCAGCGCGGCTTCGCGCTCTTCACCAGGGCGGGCCCGGTCCACCAGGCGCCGGCGGTGTTCAGGCTGGTCGCAGCGCAACCGCAGTACAGTGAGCTCAACCCCGGTCAGGTGCTCGGTATGGATGCCGCGGTGCGAGTCGATGTAGCCGGAGACGATCAGGCTGGTCGCGCCGGCCGCCGCGTAGTTGGCCGCCACCTGCCCGAGGATGCGCGCCTCGAGGATCGTGCGGCCGGGGTCGGACGGGATCTCCGGGTAGCACATGCCCAGCTGGTCGATGTCGACGTGAGCGGCGCCGGGCCGCTCGTTGAACAACTCCCACGCGATGGTGGACTTCCCGACGCCGGACGGGCCGCACAACCAGAGCACCGGAAAACGGTCAAGCATCGGGATCCCTCAGTGAGGTGGGCGAGATCAGGGGTTGCAGCAGGGCGTCGCCGATGATGCCCCGCGGCCGCCGGACGACGCCGGCGAGCAGGTCGGCGACCTGGACCCGCGGGTCGTCGCGGGAGTCGACCATCACCAGCCCGGCCAGCGGCGACACGCCCGCCGGACCGGTCAGTGCCTGTTTCAGGCGGGTCAGCCGGTCGGCGGTGAGCGCGCTCTGCTCGTCGTGGAAGACCAGCACCTGCCGCTGCCCGCCGCTCCAGAACAGCACGGTTTCGGCCAGCGCCGGCAGCAGCGGCTCCAGCGGGGGCGGAATCGTACGGTCGTCGCGGTCGAGCCTGGTCAGCACCGCCCACACCACGCCCGGATCGAGGGCGTCCAGGACGGGCTCCCCCAGACCGTGCCGGGCCAGCGCGTCGCGGGCCTGGAAGAAGCGGTCCACACCGGGCTGAGCCGGCGGCCTGCGTTTGATCCGGACCAGGTCGACGAAGGCCGCCAGGAACTCGTCCCAGTCGTTTCCGGCCGCGCGCCCGGCCCGGTACAGCGCGAGGGCGGCCGGCCGGCGATCCAGCGCCAGCCGGGTGCCGGCCGCATACGACGGCTCACTCAGCAGCAGGTCGACGATCCGGGTGACCAGGAAGAACTCCTTGTCGACCAGATAGACCTGCGCCCGGCCGCGGAGCGCGGTCAGGAACCACTCCAGCGCCTCACCCGCGCGCGGCCGGCGCAGGAACTGCCCGGACTTCAGCTCGTGCGGCGAGAACCGGAAGCCGGACCGCAGCTCGGTGATCAACTCGACGGCCTCGGGCCCGCTCAGGTCGACGCTCGCGTGCGTGATCACCGGCGTGGCCGGATCGAGCAGATTGGAGCCGGAGAACCCCGACTCGTCGCACGCGATCTCCACGACCGCGCCGGCCACCGCGCCCGTCGGCGGCAACCCACCCTGCAGCGGCGACCTCACCCGAGCATGGTCGCCCTCGGCACGTTCATCGAACAACCGCATTTCGTACGGGCGACGCAGCGAGATTGAACGTGATCACCCCACCGACGATGAGCGCCAGCGCGGTGCTGATCCCGACCGTGATCGGCTCGCCGAACAGTGGGACGGCCAGCAGTGTGGTGAGCACCGGGCTGATCGCGCCGGTCACCGCCGGAATGCTGCTGCCGAGCCGGCGGACCGCGTACGCGTAGCTCAACGTCGACAGGATGCCGGTTCCGACGCCCTGCAGGACCGCGAACAGCGCGATGTTCGACGCCGGCGCGGCGCCCCAGGCTCGACGGCAGCACTCCGGTCGCGGCCAGGACGACGGCGGCCAGCGCGGACGGAACGCAGACGACCAGGACGAGGCTGACCAGATCCAGCGCGGTGGAGCGCAGCGCGATCGTGTAGATCGCCCACGCGCACCCGGCGGCCAGCAGCACACCGATCCCGGCGAGCGTGGCCGCCGAGGTCGTCAGCACGGCGGCCGCCACCACCCCGGAGACGATCGCGGCCAGCGCGACCGCCCGCTGCCGGCCGACCCGCTCGTGCCGCCACCCGGCCAGGATGAGCGCCACGAACAGCGGCACCGATCCGGGCAGCAACAGGCCGACGAGCGCCGCCGAGGTCAGGCTGCCGCCCAGCGCGGAGAGCAGGAAATGCGGCAGCCCGGCCAGGCAGAGCGCGGCGACGAGGCCGGCGCGCTCGCGGCGTGCCGCCCGGATCGCCCGCGGCAACCACGGCGCCAGCAGGATCACCGGTGTCACGAATCGCAGGATCGCCGCGTCGACGGGCATCAGGCCGGACCCGCCGATCCCGCGGATGGTGAGCGCGAACGACGCCCACAACAGCACAGCCGTCGCGAGCGCCGCGACGGCACGAACAGGTCGTCCCATAGGGGCAAGGCTAGGAAGTACGGTGGGGCATGCGATTGCTAGTTATGCCACGGACATGGCCATGAGTGGCAGAATCTGCCACATGATCGCCTTGGACAGCATCGACCGCCGGATTCTGCTGGAACTGCAGAAGGACGGCCGGCTCACCAACCAGGAGCTGGCCGACCGGATCGGGCTCTCGCCGTCGCCGTGCCTGCGGCGGGTCCGGCAACTGCAGGAGTCCGGGGTGATCGAGCGCTACACCGCGGTGGTGTCGCCGAAGGCGCTCGGCCTGTCGATCACCGCCTTCGCGCGCCTGACCCTGCTCTCGCACGCCTCGCCGGTCGTCGACGAGGTCGAGGAGCGACTGCGGGCGATCCCCGAGGTGGTCGAGGCCTACCTGCTCGCCGGCGACGACGACTACCTCGTCAAGATCGTCATCAAGTCGTTCGAGGACTACGAGGATCTGCTGCGCCGCGAGATCCGGTCGATCCCGTCGCTCGCCTCGATCAAGACGACGTTCGCCTTCGCCGTCACCAAGCCGCAGTCCCCGCTGCCCATGCCGTGAGCCCGGTCAGCGCACCGCGCCCAGCTGTTTGACGTGCTTGAGCACCGGCGCCGACTCGATGCGCTCGACCCCGTCGAGCGAGCCGAGCCGCTCGGTCACGTAGCGGTAGAACGCCGGCATGTCCGGGCAGACCGCAGTCACCTGCAGGTTGGTCGGGCCGGTGGTCGCGGCGGCGAAGACCACCTCCTCGTGCTCGGCCAGCACGGCGCCGACCGAGGCCACCCGTGACGGCGCGACCGACAGCCACAGCACCACCGCGGCCCGGAACCCGAACAGCTCCGGCTCGATCTCCACGTCGGTGTAGAGCGACCCCGAGCCGAGCAGCTCCTGCACCCGCCGGCGCACGGTCGACTCCGGCCAGCCGGTCGCCGCGGCGAGCTCGGTGTAGCTGAGCCGGCCGTCCCACGACAGCGCCTCGACCAGCGCCGCGTCGGCGCCGGTGAGCCGCGCCGCCCCCGGTGGACCGGCCGGCCAGCGCGGGGTCAGGGCTTCGATCTGCCCGGCGGTGAGCGCGTCGTCGCGGCGGTCCGGGCCGACCGCGCCACCGACGTACTGGTGGATCACGCAATACGCGGTCACCGCGACCAGGCGCGGTGTGCGCGGCAGTTTCTGCAGCAGCAGCGACTCACGATCCGCAGTCGCCGGAACGCGTACGCTGCACGCGATCTCGGTCCCGCCGGACATGATCGCCACCCACCCGGTGTCCGGGCGGCGGGCCAGCGCCCCGGCGATCGGCACCGCGGCGTCCGGCGCCGCGCTCAGGCGGAGCGTCCACATCTCGTACCCCAGCTCGATGGCATTGGGCAGCCCCACCACCCGCAGCCCCGCCTCCTCGCGCAACCGGCGATAGCGCCGGGCGACCGTCTGGTCGGAGACGCCGAGCACCGTACCGATCTCGCGGTAACCGGCCCGGCCGTTGATCCGCAGCGCGTGCGTCACCTGCCGGTCCAGCTCGTCGATTTCCACCATCCGAGCCTAGCCTTTGTCGAGATCCGCAGGATCCCGTGCACTGGTTAACGGATTCTGCGAGGCAGGCGGCACTCTGCACAGCATGCGCAAATGGTCACCCCTGATCGCCGTCTGTCTCGGCACCTTCCTGCTGCTCGTCGACGTCACCATCGTCGTCGTCGCGCTTCCGACCGTCGGCGACGAGTTCCGGGCCGGCTACGCCGACCTGCAGTGGGTCCTCGACGGGTACGCCCTCGCGCTCGCCGCCCTGCTGCTCGGCGCCGGCTCGCTCGCCGACCGGTACGGCCGCCGCCGCACCTACCTCGCCGGGATCGGCCTGTTCGCGTTCTCCTCACTGCTGTGCGCGATCGCCCCTAACGAGCAGGCGCTGATCGCCGCCCGCATCCTGCAGGGCGCCGGCGGCGCGGCCATGTTCGCCACGACCGCGGCCCTGCTCAACGTCACCTACCAGGGCCGCGACCGGGGCACCGCGTTCGGGATCTGGGGCGCGGTCAACGGCGCCGCCGCGGCGGCCGGGCCCCTCGCCGGTGGCCTGCTCACCGAGCACTTCGGCTGGCGCTGGATCTTCCTGGTCAACCTGCCGGTCTGCCTGGCCGCCGTCTGGTTCACGGTGCGCGGCGTGACCGAGTCCAAGGCGCCGTCCGGCGGCCGCTTCGACCTGCCCGGCACGATCAGCTTCACGGTGGCGGCGGGCGCGTGGACGTACGCGCTGATCCGCGCCGGCGAAGCCGGATGGACCGACACCCTGGCCCTCGCCGCGTTCGCTGCCGGCGCCCTCGCCTCGATCGCGTTCCTCGCCGCCGAACGCCGCTCCGATCACCCGATGCTGGACCTGGCGCTGTTCCGGCAGCCGTCGTTCGCCGTGCTGATCGTGGCCGCGTTCCTCACCCAGGCCGCCGCCTTCGGGTACCTGCCGTTCACCACGGTCTGGCTGCAGCAGGTGCTCGGCAACGGCCCGGTCGACGCCGGCCTGTACGGTGCGCTGCCGATGGCCGCCGCCTCACTGGTGGTCGGCGCCGCGGCCGGACGGCTGCTGCAGCGCGTCGCCCCGCGCTGGACCGTCGGACTCGGCCTGCTGCTGATCGCCGCCGGCGACCTGCTGCAGGCGCGCCTGGACGCGGACAGCAGCGGCGCCGCGCTGATCCCCGGCCTGATCCTGGTCGGACTCGGGGTCGGCTCGGTGCTGCCGTCGCTGTCGTCCGCGGTGCTCGGCGCGGTGCCGCGGGAGCGCAGCGGCATGGCCGGCGGGGCGCTCAACACGTTCCGGCAGCTCGGGTTCGCGCTCGGCGTCGCGGTCTTCGGCACGATCTTCGCGAACCGGGTGAGCGACGGGCACGGTCAGCCGGCGGCGTTCGCAGACGGGCTGAACGCGATGCTCACCGTGGCGGCAGTGCTCGCCGTGATCGCCGCGCTGCTGGTGCTCGCCGTCGTGCCGAGCCGCGACGCTGGAGTGGGCAGCCGCGGCCGCGACGCCCTTGAGCCGGCCGGGCGGTAGCCGACCGGGGCTCAGCGGCGAGCCAGCCGCCGGGCCCCGGAGATCCCCGCCTCGTACGGCAGGCCGTAGTGCTCGAACAGCGCCGGCTCGTCGGTGGCGGCCAGTTCCCCGTCGAGTCCGATGCTGGGCGCGTTGCCGACCAGCTTCTTGTCGTAGCGGACCCGCACGGCCTTGGGCGTGACCGTCGCGCCGGTGAGCGGAACGAAGACGAGCCGGTGCCGTCCGATGATGCCCACCCGCACGGTGGCGAACGCCGGCTCGTCATTGATCGTGTCGACGTAGACGGCTTCCAGATCGCCGATCTTGTCGCCCTCCGGGTCGATGACGTTCTCGCCGCGCCAGTCACGAAGATTCTCAGCCGGGAACATGTGGTGCTCATGCCCCGGTGGAGCCCGGCGAAACGCCGTCGCCGAGCAACTGCGCGAGCCGGGCCGCCCCGACGTTGCCGCCCGAGATGATCACACCGATCCGGGCCGGCGCCGGATTCAGCCGCCCGGCCAGCAGCGCGGCCGGCCCGGACGCGCCGCTGGGCTCCATCACCAGCTTGAGCCGGTCCACGGCGAACCGCATCGCCTCGCGCAGCTCGTCGTCGCTGACCAGCACGATCTCGTCGACCAGCCGCCGATTGATCGCGAAGGTCAGCTCGCCGGGAATCGGGGCGGCCTGCCCGTCGGCGATGGTGCGCGGCACGTCGATGCGGACCCGCTCACCGGCGGCGAGCGAGCGCCTGGTGTCGTCGCCGGCCTGCGGTTCGACGCCGATCACGCGGATGCCCGGCTGCAGGCCCTTGGCAGCGGTCGCGCTCCCGGCGATCAGCCCGCCGCCACCGACCGGCACGACCAGCGCGTCCAGGGCGCCGGTCTCCTCGAGCAGTTCCAGGGCGGCGGTGCCCTGGCCGGCGATGATGTGCGGATGATCGTACGGCGGGATCAGCGCCAGGCCCCGCTCCTCGGCCAGCCGCCGGCCGATCTCCTCGCGGTTGCCGGTGTACCGGTCGTAGGTGACGATCTCGGCGCCGTACCCGCGGACCGCGTCCAGTTTGGAGGCCGGGGTGTCGGCCGGCATCACGATCACCGCGGTGCTTCCCAGCTCCCGCGCCGACAGCGCGACCGCCTGGGCGTGGTTGCCGGACGAGTAGGCGACGATCCCCCGGGCCAGCTGCTCCGGCGCCAGCTGCTTGATGGCGTTGTACGCGCCGCGAATCTTGAAGGCGCCGACACGCTGCAGGTTCTCCGCCTTCAGGAACACCTGCGCGCCCACCCGCTCGTCGAGCGTGCGGGACCGGATCACCGGCGTGCGGTGAGCGAAACCCTCGATCCGCTCCGCGGCGTCCCGGACATCCTGCAGAGTCACCATGCGCCGATCGTACGAGCCCGCGGAAGATGGCATATCGATGGCGATCCTTGCGCTATAGCGTCGAGCCCATGGGCACTCGACAGATGAAAGTGCACCCGGGCCGCCATTTCGGCTGGTGGGCCGAGGGTCGGCGGGCGAGCGGCCGGCTGTTCATGAAGACGTGGTGGCCGGCCGAGGGCCTGGCCCGCGGCGTGGCCCGGCTGCTGAGCGGCGGAAGCCCGGTCCAGACCACCGAGCATCCCCGCAAGCGTTAGCGCCTCCCACGGGCGGAGGCGGCGTGGCTGGGGCAGCACGATCGAACCGCCCGCCTCAGGCTCGCTCGCGTGGAGCCCGGAGCGACTGCTCGCCGACGGCCCCGGA is part of the Actinoplanes sp. NBC_00393 genome and harbors:
- a CDS encoding pyridoxamine 5'-phosphate oxidase family protein; its protein translation is MTASPPVAVPMTLPDDYGRPPDRLLAWADVSARLASAPRYWLATVRPDGRPHIVPTDGLWVDDALWFGGSTATVHHRNLLADGAAAAHVEDGARAVIVEGTAGLTTPTASQARELAALSKTKYGYAAPPEAYTAELWLLTPSRVLAWTEFPRDATRFTFRRHRHARHG
- the ileS gene encoding isoleucine--tRNA ligase encodes the protein MYRPVPAQVDLPALDHEVLEFWQADQVFARSLEQSEGRPDWIFYEGPPTANGMPGTHHIEARVFKDVFPRYRTMKGFRVPRKAGWDCHGLPVELAVEKELGFAGKQDIEKYGIAEFNARCRESVTRHTDAFARLTERMGYWVDMDDAYRTMDPEYVESVWWSLKQIFDKGLLVEDFRVAPWCPRDQTALSDHELAQGYEDDTDPSVYVRLPLTEGPLAGEASLLVWTTTPWTLVSNTAVAVHPEVTYVVATDGNEQLVVAEALLQPALGDGWTATGRSFTGKELERWAYRPPFDLVDVPDAHIVILAGYVTTDSGTGLVHQAPAFGADDLASCRAYGLPLVNPIRPDGTFAPQTALVGGRFFKDADPLLVADLSERGLLFRAEQYQHSYPHCWRCHTPLIYYAQPSWYVRTTAVRDDLLRENERTNWQPATIKHGRYGDWLVNNVDWALSRSRYWGTPLPIWRCPENHLTCVGSLAELGELAGRNLSALDPHRPFVDDVTLTCHCGATANRVPEVIDAWYDSGAMPFAQFGYPHRNRELFEKSYPAQFICEAIDQTRGWFYTLMTVGTIVFGRSAYENVVCLGHILAEDGRKMSKHLGNILEPIPLLEQHGADAVRWYMAAAGSPWSARRVGHATLQEVVRKTLLTYWNTVAFQALYGRTSQWSPSAADPAAADRPVLDRWVLSELNLLVGRVDAAMAAFDTQEAGRQLAAFIDDLSNWYVRRSRRRFWRGDPAALATLHEALRTVTLLLAPIVPFITERVWQDLVVAVDPTAPTSVHLADYPAADETLIDPALGEQVTLTRRLVELGRTARAESGVKIRQPLSRSLASAPGFAALDPELIAEIAAELNVAAVLPVSDSAESLVDTTAKANFRTLGKRFGKQVQAVARAIAEADAAALNRDLAAGTATVLVDGSPVTLSTDEVIITETPREGWAVASEAGASLALDLHLTPSLRRAGLAREAIRLIQDARKSTGLEVTDRIELHYESADEQVTAALTEHAALVADEVLATSFAAGRPAWAQQAHTGLSLTFWLRRAETP
- a CDS encoding protein phosphatase 2C domain-containing protein, with product MTVRIETGHRSGSAGTPTQDRIVVLDDAVIVLDGASSWVPEERDGGWYADQLAAELARCLRRPDDLPLTAHLADAIRAVVARTQLMPGDAPSSTVLICRWTEETIEVLTLGDSTAIVYTRDQRAHRVYDDRLDPIAASQRAALQARCPTGDELTRLMIELQAAQRALRNRPGGYWIAEADPAAAHEAVVRSWPRAEVDAVLLMTDGVADVVDRYAVNGFPHWYGIFELVAAEGVQALADHVHGVEETDSDRSRWPRSKVHDDKAAALIKISELDHRLQPPFSILAAADRARERGDYAAAVDLFASVTGARFPEVVDDLDGTLHQAYYGYLDALARAGRLDELAALATNDARARRRLDRQLHEEGRADDLRARAASGDRTALYLLIRLLRARGEQDAARQAVDDIAPDDEYARRLAVGA
- a CDS encoding STAS domain-containing protein is translated as MLDRHFAIATDPVRVGDDEVTTSRIRLAGDLDIATRDDLRAALLAVIEAGECARLLVDLRQVRFIDSEALSALIEGYLAAEKAGIAFHLVEARGIVERVLTVVGLDHLCGPT